The Microtus ochrogaster isolate Prairie Vole_2 chromosome 10, MicOch1.0, whole genome shotgun sequence genome contains the following window.
ATGATCTATGACCCTGACTACATGAAACTGATATTGGGGAGATCAGGTGAGAGCAAACCGCATTGTGGTTCTGTGGGGTTCACAACCTGGGTCTGTGAAATTCTAGGAAAGAATGGCACTCAGCCAACAATTCCTAAGTACTGCTAATCATTCTCCTTGATCTAACTCACATGTGCATAATGACTTAGATGTTAAAGCTCTAAATGTTGATTTTCTGGGGTCATAGAATTACTAAAGCCACAACTAACTACAGAAGAGCCATAAAGCTCTCTTACTCGTTTCCTTTGAAGACATGacttgtgtttctttctgaacatcacagtgacagaaacaatAAAGCCTGCTTTCTGAGGCCAGCTTTGAGAACTGGGATAGAAAAGGATGAGGGGGGTGTATAAAATAGCCACTGAAAGTCATCCGGAGTTCCTGACAGGTCAGAGTCTGAAAAGCAGTCTGCTTAGggatatgtatatatgatttctgtctcttccctgccaccgcctcccatttccctccccctaccccaatcaagtccccctccctcctcagcccgaagagcaatcagggttccctgccctgtgggaagtccaaggaacccccacctccatccaggtctagtaagttgagcatccaaactgcctaggctcccacaaagccagccagtacgtgcagtaggatcagaaacccattgccattgttcttgagttcttagtagtcctcattgtccgctatgttcagagagtccagttttatcccaggctttttcagatgcttagggatttttttttatctgatctTCAATTAGCTGTTCATATCAGTCTTCTCTTACAGATCCAAAGCCTATAAAATCATATGGCTTCTTTGTTCCCTGGATTGGTATGTATGACTAAACCAGGACTGAGAATACAACCCACTTAGTTATCCCAACAACTGTCTTTATATCATAGGGTAACTGGTGTCTGTGGCTTCTGTCATGGTCTCTCCCTAAATcaagtcttctttttcttcttctagccAGACTCACTTCTTTCTAATGCTGAGCCCACCTGAACTTCAACTTTTGGCACATCATTCCTTTGAAATTCCAATCGGCACTTCTGTTCTTCAGGGCTACTTTCCAACCTTGAGCTCACCCCTGTCACGATCATGGCAATCACACCACCCTATCTCTATGACTTCCATTTCTGAAATGCATTATGCTGTTTAAGCCCTTGCCCAAGAAATTCTACTTTCTTTGGGAATTGTTTTGCATATTTCAAACCATAGTTCCTTCCAAAATGTCCAAATGGTCTCTGGTTACCTCTTTCttcaacaaatatatatacatacctcTGGCCTAGGCTATGGGTTGCTCCTgttggaagggaagaagtggtTCCAACACCGGCGGATGTTAACTCCAGCATTCCACTATGATATCCTTAAGCCTTATGTGGGAATCATGGCAGACTCTGTCCATGTGATGCTAGTGAGTATCTGTCTACCTATATGTCAATGtatcatctctatctatctatctatctatctatctatctatctatctatctatctatctatcttccccTCTTTTCCATaccattttatttcctctgttattattcattcatacacatacaaatattcaCGGTGCATATGACTCAACACTCACACACTggcccaaccacacctattataCACACAAGGAGTGTCACTCATCATTGTAGTGAGTTTCCCCAATGTGGATTAACGGAGAGGTCACCATAAGTGGGACCAAGCCATACTGGAATCATTTTCTAAGACAGAGAGAATCTCAGTAATTATAGGTCAAAGTCTTTATCACAATGGAATCCCAGCAGAGAGCGTGACTGTACGTTCCAGGGTGACCTGAGCAATGCCAGCGTCACTGTCAGAAAGGACAACTTCCAAGGATGTCCCAAAATTAAGTTTTTTCGTGGATATCTTGAGTGACTCAAGGCCAGCACCTTTCTATCCAAATGTTCTGCACCATCACCATCTGTTAGACCCTGACTTCTGATTCACAGTGCTCAGACCATTTTTGGTAAGTGAAGAAATCAAAGTCTGTGATAGTCCTGATGAGGCATAGCAGGCTTCCGTCCACTATCACATATGTCCTCATCTATGTGTTCCCTCTGATTCTATGGGCCTAGTAATCCACCAGAAAACTGAAGGGCGACCCAGGCCCATTTCATCAAAAGTCCTAAGTATTTTCACGGAAGTGAAAACTATGATCTGACATCATGAAATGATGTATTCAATTTTGCTAAATGTTTGTAATAAACAGACAAGAGATTATAAAACTTTGATTCATGCTGTTTTTCCCCCCTTATCTCAAAGATGTGAGATTTTGATCAGATTATCTGTTGATTCAAAGACAGACCACAGTCTCTTTAACGCAGGTATTTAGTAGAAAATAAGGTAATTCCCCATTCTTATCACAGGACAAGTGGGAGCAGCTTGCTGGCCAGGACAGCCCCCTGGAGATTTGTCAACATGTTTCCTTAATGACCATGGAGACAATCATGAAATGTGCGTTCAGTTACCAGGGCAGTGTCCAGCTGAATGAGTAAGTAACCACCCCTGAGCTGCGTCATCCTTGGTGCTACCAACTGTTGTGAATTTACTTGAATGCATTTTAGAGGGACAGCTCAGATGCTCATAGCCACAATAAGCAAGGTTCTGACCCAGTTCTGGGCTAAGTTCAACTCCAAGCCAGATACAACCTAGACACCAAACAGGAACCCATGGGAACAATAGCAGAATGAGTACAGAAGCCCGGGTATAGGCACAGTTTTTCTGTCCCGACTACCTGTTCCCATATAGCCAGCAGCCGCTCAAATACCTGGCATGGttacttaatataaattataaatggttggctgatagctcaggcttgttcctCACTAAGCTCtttcacttaaattaacccatatttttaatctaAGGTCTACTACGTGACTCATGgcttgttatttcattttctacatgtcctgcttcctcagcagctggcTGGTGTCTCTCAGATTCTACCCTTCTTCTTTCCTATCCTTCGTTTGGTTTTTCTACCTAGCTTTATCTTGTCGAGCTATTGctcaatcagtttctttattagaccaatcatggtgtaaaggaatattccacagtaCCTGAGTGTTTACCCATCTTCAAAAGCTTAAGGATCAAAACTTCTGTAAGACAGAAGTGGTCTGTACCCCAGTGTTATAGGTTCCCACAACTGGGGGGAATGTCTACAGATACCTTACTATGTCTGTGAATCAGGCATCACTGTGACCAATATTTTGTGCCTTTTAAGCTGCGGAAATTTCAGATCCTACGTTGAGGCGGTTGAAGAGCTGACTCATAGGGTTCACTCAAGAGCGAGGACTGCCTTTCACCAGAGTAATATCATCTACAATCTGTCCTCCAGTGGCCGCGCATTCCACCGTGCCTGTCGGGTTGCCCATGAACACACAGGTTCTgacctccctcccctccagtctctcttcctttctcaggcTCATGACAAAAATATGATTGTGTCCTCCCTCAGGCTCAGTCTGCCAGGCCTGGCCCCTCTGTAGGACCTGGTATACATTTGTGTGAGGTGCTGCTTTAGCACAATTTGGGGAGCTATGGTATTAGAATGAAATGCTTCCCAGGAATTACCAGTGTCATTACATCATTGATGCTTTGCGAGACCCATGGGACAATGTTAGCCATTGTTTCTGTGGGCTGTGAATCTGAATAGAGACATGGCCTAAATAATCTGATATTAGACTCTTAATCTTGATCCTCATACTCATGTTTACATGCACCTTGGGTTCTGCTGGACACAAGAGTACTTGCATTGCACTAAAGTTTACCTCAAGCTGGTAACTGTTGTCCTTGGACAGACAGAATGATCAGTATGAGGAAGGCTGAGCTGGAGAATGAGGGAGAGCTGGAGAAGGTGAAGAAGAAGAGGCGCTTGGATTTCTTGGACATTCTCTTGCTTGCCAAAGTGAGTGGAGTTCAGGGAAGAGGTTTGGCCCGGAAACACAGATTAGATACCAACGTTGCTCTCTTACCTATGCCTTTACTCAGATGCAGGATGGGAAGAGCTTGTCTGATGAGGACCTGCGTGCAGAGGTGGACACATTCATGTTCGAGGGCCATGACACCACAGCCAGCGGACTCTCCTGGATCTTCTATGCTCTGGCCACACACCCTGAACACCAACAGAGATGCAGGGAGGAGGTACAGAGCATTCTGGGTGATGGAACCGCTGTCACCTGGTGAGAAAAACTCAAGATGAGGGAGACCCCTGCCTTCTTATAGGAGAGGCTTTCTAGCCCTCCCAGATCGGTGTGACTCTTGAAGATGGGCCTCATTTCAGGGACCACCTGGACCAGATGCCCTACACCACCATGTGCATCAAGGAGGCCCTGAGGCTCTACCCACCTGTCCCAGCTATAGCCAGAGAGCTCAGCACACCTGTCACCTTCCCTGATGGGCGCTCTCTACCCAAAGGTATGAACTCCCCAGACCCAGGCCCCCAAGCAATTGTGTTTCTGATGTTCTCAACCTCACTTGGTCTCTCACTTCTTATTATATTGGATCTTTGCTCTGAAGCTGGAAGAAGGCTATAAAATCCCAGATACTAATATAggatgaattctaattggtcttaataataaaatcccagagtcagatataggggttaatgatgaaagatcagagaagcagagtcactagtcactggctcttatctctactgACTCCTCAGACTATAGGGGCAATTTTGTCCCTAGGAATCCTCAGACGGAATGCGTCCtctctctatgaaacctcagactgcatctgagctcctgtctctgcccagccatatcattttTGTCTCTAccgcctcagtgctgggattataggcctgtgatcccaagtggtgggatcacctttgtgtgagctgtttctcttttagacgggttcaatctcgtgtagcccaaggtggccttgaactcacagagatccatctgccactgtcttctgagtgctgggattgaagatgtgtgccaccactgcctggcttctgtggctaactagcgacttagctctgtactctgatcttcaggcaagctttatttggtagattacaaacaaaatattgctaCATACTAATgctttcttctgcaatgttttgAGAAATAATGTGACCCACTAGTTAAATGTCATTCTCAGCCTTGAAACatccattaatttaaaaaatcaggtctagagccgggcggtggtggcgcacgcctttaatcccagcactcaggaggcagaggcaggtggatctctgtgagttcgaggccagcctggtctacaagagctagttccaggacaggaaccaaaaaaaaaaaaaaaaaagtatggagaaaccctgtctcaaaaaatccaaaaaaaaaaaaatcaggtctaAAAAGGAATGAGACAAGTCCTTGTGGGGATGAAGTTTTGTCTGTGAGTGAATGCAAATGAGAGAGATAAGGGTGAAGAAGAGAGATAATTTGGTGAAGAAGAGAGGTGATGGTGATACAATCTGAGTTTCCTGTTATGGTAGTGAAACACAAATTAACTAACTCACCACTAGGTGTGATCTCACCTCTGACACATCCAGGCTGTGTGAACATAAGAAATATAACTAGCCTCATTGAGACTCtgcaaatgaatataaaacaatGCTTTCCTTGTCTGGGCAAGGGTCTTAGAGGTGTCATATGAGCTAATGTATCATTCAGAGCTGGTGGAAGgctgtgtatatgttttcatttatgagtCTATCATAAGCAAGACCCCTTGATTCATTACTGCTAGGTGCACTTATTTCCTAATGGATTCTTTACTCAGCTCCTCATCCCCAATAGGCACATTTTGCTCTGTGATGATTTATGGGTTGCAAACCGTTAGTGGACTTTTATCCCTCACTTCCTGAGGGTCTAAagccctgcattttttttttgctattattttttaattgttttttgttgagctctacatttttctctgctgccctctctgcctctcccctccccttcaacccattcccaaggtccccatgctcccaatttactcaggagatcttggctttttctacttccatgtagaaTAGAactatgtctgtctctcttagggtcctcactgatGTCTGTTTCTTTGACATAATTACCTGCCCATCTATGTCCTTCCTGCCCCACAGGTTTCATGGTGAGTCTCTCCTTCTACGGCCTTCACCATAACCCAAGATTGTGGCCAAACCCAGAGGTATGAAAACCCTGGGAAGAGAGGACGATCTCCCACTTTATAATACAGGCATTCTGTTCTTTTATGCATTGGAAATAGGGTCTTAATTCCCATTCGTCCTGGCCCTCATGCTCTCTCTACAGGTGTTTGACCCTTCTAGATTTGCACCAAATGCTGCCCGTCACAGCCATGCCTTCCTGCCCTTCTCAGGAGGAGCAAGGTAAGGAGAATGGGTTAGTGGACATGGTTGACATATGCCAATGTTTGATATTTCTCATTGGTTAGGGCTTTCTGAGGCCTGTTTACACAACAGTTCTCATACGCATTTAGATGACATGTGTgtccatttcaaaaaaaaaaaaaaacagaaggcatTTCAGTACATAACTCAGAGACTTAACCCACTGCTCTGtggtcactgagaaaaaaaatccgtGTTAAATTAGTATATTTTCTTATATCCCTGAGTTTTGAATACCAAATTTTCAGAATTTCACATGAACCAACTTTAAAGTGTTCTTTTCAATTGTCAGAAACTTGATGGGAGAATTTCTTTCCCCAAAATCTCACTAGAGCCCAacatatttttcaattaattCAGCAAGTGAATACTAAAAAGAACTTATGAGTACTCACTTATACATGTGAAATACATATAAAGCATATACATTTAATACTGTAATGTGACATGTTAGGTAGCATCCTATATTTCAATATATTGAAAATCAGAGCTGTGCTGGTCTGTCTGTTAAAGCTATGTATATGTAAGTTTACATCATTGTAGGCTGACCCAGTAACAGTCATCTCACACATTTCTGACTTTTGGCCTCACAAATATTCACCAGGTATAAAAATTCTGGCAATTTGTATATGGTTTTTCCCTGTTTGAAAAATTAGGCATGAGGAAAGGGACTTAGTAAACAGGCTTGGCCTGCCTAGGAGTGTGGTGGCAATAAGACTGCTCCTGAGGAAATCCCTCTGCAGTGCTGTTGCTGAGGCCTGTAGATCACAAATGGCCCGAACCTCATAATGAATGGGTCCTAAGGATGCTCTTCTGATTCAATAGTTCTGTGACTTCTACAATGCCAAATCAACTTCCGTCGAGTAAGCTAGAGGTGCAGTGCTTCACTGGAAGGAATGTTTTTAGGATAAAGTTAATCCAGGAATAAGAATTTCATCTTAACCagcttcaaaaacaacaaaacaaaacaaggtgcaGCCACTGGATGTCAGGAGGCTAGAGGGTACTTGGCTACAGATGCTGATAGTTTGAAGGGCTGATGGATGACTCTGCCCCCGAATGGGAAGAGGATTAAGAGAGCGGCTTGAGGAACACCAAGATGATGTTTAACTTTTCACTAATgctgggttaatttatatgttcTATGTAAAGATAATAATGTCCAGGAGTGTGACCCACCCCTTAGTGTACTGCCCCAAACCGGAGAATCCAGGCTGGAGATCCAGAGATTGTTAGTGGGGGAATTGACTGACTGTTAACTCATTAAAAGACTCTTGTGGAAGGACTCTGAGCCCCACAGTGCTGGCACTATCCAAATGATATGCCATGTATCTGAGGGCAGTACCAGGGTCAGAGCTAGTGCTGGAAGAGTAAAagactttgtcaaaaatcaggagtcagTCTAAGACCATGAAGGAGGACCCTAATGCCCGGCTCTGAATGGGGCTCATGGGCTAGTGCTTGATTAACTAAGAACAAATCTTACTTCGCTGTCTCTGCCTGGCCCAGAAACTGCATCGGGAAACAGTTTGCCATGAATGAGCTGAAGGTGGCCGTGGCCCTGACCCTGCTACGCTTTGAGTTGCTGTCAGATCCCACCAGGGTTCCAGTCCTTGTGCAAAGAAGTGTGCTAAAGTCCAAGAATGGAATCTATCTTCGTCTCAAGAAGCTAAAATAACACCAGTGGAGAAAAGCACAGCCTTGGAGGCCAATT
Protein-coding sequences here:
- the LOC101982014 gene encoding cytochrome P450 4A2-like — translated: MGFFELNHITNVFGISGLLQVISLFGLLLLLSKAAQYYLHRQWLLKCLEQFPSTPSHWLFGNLIKDQDLQQTLLWVEKFPTTCSKWFWGNNPSVMIYDPDYMKLILGRSDPKPIKSYGFFVPWIGYGLLLLEGKKWFQHRRMLTPAFHYDILKPYVGIMADSVHVMLDKWEQLAGQDSPLEICQHVSLMTMETIMKCAFSYQGSVQLNDCGNFRSYVEAVEELTHRVHSRARTAFHQSNIIYNLSSSGRAFHRACRVAHEHTDRMISMRKAELENEGELEKVKKKRRLDFLDILLLAKMQDGKSLSDEDLRAEVDTFMFEGHDTTASGLSWIFYALATHPEHQQRCREEVQSILGDGTAVTWDHLDQMPYTTMCIKEALRLYPPVPAIARELSTPVTFPDGRSLPKGFMVSLSFYGLHHNPRLWPNPEVFDPSRFAPNAARHSHAFLPFSGGARNCIGKQFAMNELKVAVALTLLRFELLSDPTRVPVLVQRSVLKSKNGIYLRLKKLK